One genomic window of Citrobacter sp. Marseille-Q6884 includes the following:
- a CDS encoding MdtB/MuxB family multidrug efflux RND transporter permease subunit: MQVLPPGNTGGPSRLFILRPVATTLLMVAILLAGIIGYRFLPIAALPEVDYPTIQVVTLYPGASPDVMTSAVTAPLERQFGQMSGLKQMSSQSSGGASVVTLQFQLTLPLDVAEQEVQAAINAATNLLPGDLPNPPVYSKVNPADPPIMTLAVTSTAMPMTQVEDMVETRVAQKISQVSGVGLVTLSGGQRPAVRVKLNAQAIAALGLTSETIRTAITGANVNSAKGSLDGPTRAVTLSANDQMQSADEYRQLIIAYKNGAPVRLGDVATVEQGAENSWLGAWANKQQAIVMNVQRQPGANIISTADSIRQMLPQLTESLPKSVNVTVLSDRTTNIRASVSDTQFELMLAIALVVMIIYLFLRNIPATIIPAVAVPLSLIGTFAVMVFLDFSINNLTLMALTIATGFVVDDAIVVIENISRYIEKGEKPLTAALKGAGEIGFTIISLTFSLIAVLIPLLFMGDIVGRLFREFAVTLAVAILISAVVSLTLTPMMCARMLNQASLRKQNRFSRASERLFERVIAGYGHWLAKVLNHPWLTLSVALGTLVLSVMLWVFIPKGFFPVQDNGIIQGTLQAPQSSSFASMAQRQRQISDVILKDPAVESLTAFVGVDGTNPALNSARLQINLKPLDERADRVQKVIARLQDAADRVPGVDLYLQPTQDLTIDTQVSRTQYQFTLQATSLDALSTWVPQLLEKLRQLPQLSDVSSDWQDQGLVAYVNVNRDSASRLGISMADVDNALYNAFGQRLISTIYTQANQYRVVLEHDTDNTPGLAAMDTIRLTSSDGGVVPLSAIASIEQRFSPLSINHLDQFPVTTISFNVPDDQSLGDAVQAILDAEKTLNLPANITTQFQGSTLAFQAALGNTIWLIVAAVVAMYIVLGVLYESFIHPITILSTLPTAGVGALLALMIAGSELDVIAIIGIILLIGIVKKNAIMMIDFALAAEREQGMTPRDAIFQACLLRFRPILMTTLAALLGALPLMLSTGVGAELRRPLGIGMVGGLLVSQVLTLFTTPVIYLLFDRLSLYVKSRFPRQEEEA; this comes from the coding sequence ATGCAGGTGTTACCTCCAGGCAACACAGGCGGTCCATCACGTCTGTTTATTTTGCGCCCCGTCGCGACCACCCTGTTGATGGTGGCGATTTTACTCGCCGGGATTATTGGCTATCGCTTTCTGCCCATCGCCGCCTTGCCGGAAGTGGATTACCCCACTATTCAGGTGGTGACGCTCTACCCAGGCGCCAGCCCGGATGTGATGACCTCCGCCGTCACGGCGCCGCTGGAACGTCAGTTCGGGCAGATGTCCGGTTTAAAACAGATGTCGTCACAGAGTTCCGGCGGCGCCTCAGTCGTGACATTGCAGTTCCAGTTGACCTTACCACTGGACGTAGCAGAACAGGAAGTTCAGGCCGCGATTAACGCTGCCACCAATTTATTGCCCGGCGATCTGCCTAATCCGCCGGTCTACAGCAAAGTCAATCCAGCGGATCCTCCGATCATGACGCTGGCGGTCACTTCGACGGCCATGCCCATGACACAGGTAGAGGATATGGTGGAAACGCGCGTCGCGCAGAAAATCTCTCAGGTGTCCGGCGTTGGTCTGGTGACGCTCTCAGGCGGCCAACGTCCGGCTGTCCGCGTTAAACTGAATGCCCAGGCGATTGCCGCGCTCGGTTTGACCAGCGAAACCATCCGTACCGCCATCACCGGTGCCAACGTCAATTCCGCGAAAGGCAGCCTCGATGGTCCCACGCGCGCCGTGACGCTATCAGCCAACGATCAGATGCAATCCGCCGACGAGTATCGGCAGTTAATTATTGCCTATAAAAACGGCGCGCCTGTGCGTCTGGGCGATGTCGCCACCGTCGAGCAAGGCGCGGAAAACAGCTGGTTGGGCGCATGGGCCAATAAGCAACAAGCCATCGTGATGAACGTTCAGCGCCAGCCTGGCGCGAACATCATCTCCACTGCAGACAGTATTCGCCAGATGCTGCCGCAGCTGACGGAAAGCCTGCCGAAATCGGTCAACGTCACGGTGCTTTCGGATCGTACGACCAACATTCGCGCTTCGGTTTCTGATACCCAGTTTGAACTGATGCTGGCCATTGCGCTGGTCGTCATGATCATCTACCTGTTTCTGCGCAATATTCCCGCGACGATTATTCCCGCGGTGGCCGTCCCGTTATCGCTGATTGGTACCTTTGCGGTGATGGTGTTCCTCGATTTTTCTATCAATAACCTGACGCTGATGGCGCTGACCATCGCGACAGGCTTTGTCGTCGATGATGCCATTGTGGTGATTGAGAATATTTCCCGCTATATCGAAAAAGGGGAAAAACCGCTGACCGCCGCCCTGAAAGGGGCTGGGGAAATCGGCTTTACCATTATTTCACTGACCTTTTCGCTGATCGCGGTGTTGATCCCGTTGCTGTTTATGGGGGATATCGTCGGGCGTTTATTCCGTGAGTTCGCTGTGACGCTGGCGGTAGCCATTCTGATTTCAGCTGTCGTATCGCTAACGCTGACGCCAATGATGTGTGCCCGTATGCTCAATCAGGCATCGCTGCGTAAACAAAACCGTTTCTCCCGCGCGTCGGAAAGGTTGTTTGAACGGGTTATCGCCGGGTACGGCCACTGGCTGGCAAAAGTGCTTAACCATCCGTGGCTGACGCTTAGCGTCGCACTCGGCACGCTAGTCCTGAGCGTGATGCTGTGGGTCTTTATCCCGAAAGGGTTCTTCCCGGTGCAGGATAACGGCATTATTCAGGGCACACTGCAGGCGCCACAGTCCAGCTCATTTGCCAGTATGGCCCAGCGTCAGCGCCAGATATCTGACGTCATCCTCAAAGACCCGGCCGTTGAGAGTCTGACGGCGTTTGTCGGTGTTGACGGCACTAACCCGGCATTAAACAGCGCACGTCTGCAAATCAACCTTAAACCGCTGGATGAACGCGCGGATCGGGTACAGAAAGTGATCGCGCGTCTGCAGGACGCCGCGGACAGAGTTCCTGGTGTTGACCTCTATCTCCAGCCCACGCAGGATCTCACCATCGACACGCAGGTCAGCCGGACACAGTACCAGTTTACGTTGCAAGCCACTTCACTTGATGCCCTCAGCACCTGGGTTCCACAACTGCTGGAAAAACTGCGGCAGTTGCCCCAGCTTTCTGATGTCAGCAGCGACTGGCAGGATCAAGGGCTGGTGGCGTATGTGAACGTCAACCGCGACAGCGCCAGCCGTTTAGGCATCAGCATGGCGGATGTCGATAACGCGCTGTATAACGCCTTCGGGCAGCGGTTGATTTCAACAATCTACACCCAGGCAAACCAGTATCGTGTGGTGTTAGAACATGACACCGACAATACGCCCGGCCTTGCCGCGATGGACACAATTCGACTGACCAGCAGTGACGGTGGCGTCGTGCCGCTAAGCGCTATCGCCAGCATTGAGCAACGTTTCTCGCCCCTGTCGATTAACCATCTCGATCAGTTCCCGGTTACCACCATCTCGTTTAACGTACCGGACGATCAGTCGCTGGGCGATGCGGTACAGGCGATACTAGATGCTGAAAAAACATTGAATCTGCCAGCCAATATCACCACCCAGTTCCAGGGCAGCACGCTGGCTTTCCAGGCCGCGCTGGGCAATACCATCTGGCTGATTGTGGCGGCGGTCGTCGCAATGTATATCGTGCTTGGCGTCCTGTATGAGAGTTTTATTCACCCGATTACCATTCTCTCCACGCTGCCAACAGCAGGTGTCGGCGCGTTGCTGGCGCTGATGATTGCCGGTAGCGAACTGGACGTCATCGCCATTATCGGCATCATTTTGCTGATCGGCATCGTGAAGAAAAACGCCATCATGATGATCGACTTTGCCCTTGCCGCTGAGCGTGAGCAAGGTATGACGCCACGGGATGCGATTTTTCAGGCCTGCTTGCTACGTTTTCGTCCCATCCTGATGACCACGCTGGCGGCGCTGCTCGGCGCTTTACCGCTGATGTTAAGTACCGGTGTAGGGGCAGAATTACGCCGTCCATTAGGTATTGGCATGGTGGGCGGTTTACTGGTCAGTCAGGTCTTAACCCTGTTTACCACACCTGTGATTTATCTGTTGTTTGACCGTTTATCGCTGTACGTGAAAAGCCGCTTCCCGCGTCAGGAAGAGGAAGCGTAA
- a CDS encoding MdtA/MuxA family multidrug efflux RND transporter periplasmic adaptor subunit: MKGSNKSRWVIAIVIVVAAIAASWFWQSRSESQGSAPGATKQAQHTPGSGRRGMRSGPLAPVQAATASEQAVPRYLTGLGTITAANTATVRSRVDGQLIALHFQEGQQVKAGDLLAEIDPSQFKVALAQAQGQLAKDKATLENARRDLARYQQLVKTNLVSRQELDAQQALVNETQGTIKADEASVASAQLQLDWSRVTAPVDGRVGLKQVDVGNQISSSDTTGIVVITQTHPIDLIFTLPESDIATVLRAQKTGNPLKVEAWDRTNSQKLSEGILLSLDNQIDATTGTIKVKARFNNQDDALFPNQFVNARMLVDTEQNAVVIPAAALQMGNEGHFVWVLNAENKVSKHLVKPGIQDSQKVVITAGLSVGDRVVTDGIDRLTEGAKVEVVEAHTAASTDNKATSREYGNKGARS; this comes from the coding sequence ATGAAAGGCAGTAACAAATCCCGCTGGGTGATAGCAATCGTGATTGTCGTGGCAGCCATCGCCGCATCCTGGTTCTGGCAAAGCCGCAGCGAGTCCCAGGGAAGTGCGCCTGGCGCCACTAAACAAGCGCAGCACACGCCGGGCTCAGGCCGTCGGGGAATGCGCTCCGGTCCGCTGGCGCCAGTCCAGGCGGCTACCGCCAGTGAGCAAGCCGTTCCGCGCTACCTGACAGGATTGGGCACGATTACTGCGGCTAACACGGCAACAGTGCGTAGCCGGGTGGACGGTCAGCTCATCGCGTTACACTTTCAGGAAGGACAACAGGTCAAAGCCGGCGATCTGCTGGCAGAAATTGATCCCAGCCAGTTCAAAGTGGCGTTGGCTCAGGCACAGGGGCAGTTAGCGAAGGATAAAGCGACGCTGGAAAATGCCCGTCGTGACCTCGCTCGTTATCAACAACTGGTCAAAACGAATCTGGTCTCCCGTCAGGAACTGGATGCACAACAAGCGCTGGTCAATGAAACGCAAGGGACGATCAAAGCGGATGAAGCCAGCGTTGCCAGCGCCCAATTACAGCTTGACTGGAGCCGGGTAACCGCGCCTGTAGATGGCCGCGTAGGCCTGAAACAGGTCGATGTCGGTAACCAAATTTCCAGCAGCGATACCACCGGGATTGTCGTCATTACGCAAACCCATCCCATCGACCTGATATTCACCTTGCCTGAAAGCGATATTGCCACCGTGCTGCGGGCGCAAAAAACGGGAAACCCGCTGAAAGTCGAAGCCTGGGATCGCACCAATTCGCAGAAACTGAGCGAAGGGATTCTGTTAAGTCTCGATAATCAGATTGATGCCACCACCGGCACCATCAAGGTTAAAGCGCGTTTCAACAATCAGGACGATGCATTATTCCCCAATCAGTTTGTTAACGCCCGCATGCTGGTCGATACCGAGCAAAATGCTGTGGTGATCCCGGCAGCTGCATTACAGATGGGCAACGAAGGCCACTTTGTCTGGGTGCTTAACGCCGAAAACAAAGTCAGCAAGCATCTGGTCAAACCGGGTATTCAGGATAGTCAAAAAGTGGTGATTACCGCCGGGTTGTCTGTGGGCGATCGCGTTGTGACTGACGGTATTGACCGGCTGACGGAAGGTGCAAAAGTTGAAGTGGTAGAGGCACATACTGCCGCTTCTACGGACAATAAAGCCACATCGCGTGAATACGGCAATAAAGGAGCGCGCTCCTGA